A genome region from Methylorubrum populi includes the following:
- a CDS encoding polysaccharide deacetylase family protein, translating to MSGIAAAACAVSHPEISMADESAFWPNGARLAVSFSLMFEGGGQPISGAGGVIPDPIEKGLPDLPTNAFFQYGVYEGIPRLLDLFDRHQVKMSSFMIGRAVDKAPDLAREIVRRGHEAAAHGRTWENSYSLAPEAERAFISDSVASIERATGQRPVGWNAYWMRNSAHTLDILQGLGFRYHIDEPSRDEPFIVPLKGGDFVTVPYTFHMNDIVSFPFVGWNPAAYEQALRDEFDQLYEEGAHRRRMMVVSLHDRISGHAARVRALDRFLAYARSKPGVWFARKDAIADWALKAREATPVIVRGAPAETGLPGSAG from the coding sequence ATGTCGGGCATCGCCGCGGCGGCCTGCGCCGTCTCGCATCCGGAGATTTCCATGGCGGACGAATCCGCATTCTGGCCGAACGGCGCCCGCCTCGCGGTCAGCTTCTCGCTGATGTTCGAGGGCGGCGGACAGCCGATCTCAGGGGCGGGCGGCGTCATCCCGGATCCCATCGAGAAGGGACTGCCGGACCTGCCCACCAACGCCTTCTTCCAGTACGGCGTCTACGAGGGCATCCCGCGCCTCCTCGACCTGTTCGACCGGCATCAGGTGAAGATGTCGTCCTTCATGATCGGGCGCGCCGTCGACAAGGCGCCCGACCTCGCGCGGGAGATCGTGCGGCGCGGCCACGAGGCCGCCGCCCACGGGCGGACCTGGGAGAACTCGTACAGTCTAGCCCCCGAGGCCGAGCGCGCCTTCATCAGTGACAGCGTCGCCAGCATCGAGCGCGCGACGGGGCAGCGGCCGGTGGGCTGGAACGCGTACTGGATGCGCAACTCGGCCCACACCCTCGACATCCTGCAGGGGCTCGGCTTCCGCTACCACATCGACGAGCCGAGCCGGGACGAGCCGTTCATCGTGCCGCTGAAGGGCGGCGACTTCGTCACCGTCCCCTACACCTTCCACATGAACGACATCGTGTCGTTCCCCTTCGTGGGCTGGAACCCCGCCGCCTACGAGCAGGCGCTACGGGACGAGTTCGACCAGCTCTACGAGGAGGGCGCGCACCGCCGCCGGATGATGGTGGTGAGCCTGCACGACCGCATCTCCGGCCACGCCGCCCGGGTACGCGCGCTCGACCGTTTCCTCGCCTACGCCCGCTCGAAGCCCGGCGTCTGGTTCGCGCGCAAGGACGCGATCGCCGACTGGGCGCTGAAGGCCCGTGAGGCCACGCCCGTCATCGTCCGCGGCGCACCCGCCGAGACCGGCCTGCCGGGCTCCGCCGGCTGA
- a CDS encoding SDR family oxidoreductase has product MPIDLNGRSVLVVGAGGGIGRATAQAFAQGGARVVAAGRPGAKLDDAVRAAGDRAAALDFTDDAAVAAFFADREPFDHVVVAAASTKTGPVGGLALADARASMDSKFFGAYRIARSAKIRDGGSLTFVSGFLSTRPSATSVLQGAINAALEALARGLALERAPVRVNTVSPGLIDTPLYAGMRSEDRQAMFARAAGRLPAGRVGAPEDIAQAILFVATNPFVTGSTVTVDGGGTIA; this is encoded by the coding sequence ATGCCTATCGATCTGAACGGACGGAGCGTGCTCGTCGTCGGTGCGGGCGGCGGCATCGGCCGGGCGACGGCGCAAGCCTTCGCGCAGGGCGGTGCCCGCGTCGTGGCGGCGGGGCGACCGGGCGCGAAGCTCGACGATGCGGTGCGAGCCGCAGGCGACCGAGCGGCCGCCCTCGACTTCACCGACGACGCGGCCGTCGCGGCGTTTTTCGCGGACCGCGAGCCGTTCGACCACGTGGTCGTGGCGGCGGCCTCGACGAAGACCGGGCCGGTCGGGGGGCTCGCGCTCGCGGATGCCCGAGCCTCGATGGACTCGAAATTCTTCGGCGCCTACCGGATCGCCCGGTCGGCGAAGATCCGCGACGGCGGCTCGCTCACCTTCGTGTCGGGCTTCCTCTCGACCCGGCCGAGCGCGACCTCCGTGCTCCAGGGCGCGATCAACGCCGCCCTCGAAGCCCTCGCGCGCGGCCTCGCCCTGGAACGGGCGCCGGTGCGGGTCAACACCGTCTCGCCGGGCCTCATCGACACGCCGCTCTATGCCGGCATGCGGTCGGAGGATCGGCAGGCGATGTTCGCGCGGGCCGCCGGGCGGCTGCCGGCCGGCCGTGTCGGAGCGCCCGAGGACATCGCCCAGGCCATCCTGTTCGTGGCGACCAATCCCTTCGTCACCGGCTCGACCGTCACCGTCGACGGCGGCGGCACCATCGCCTGA
- a CDS encoding glyoxalase, whose product MRLDHATLRTRDLSGLRRFFEDVFDLRDGFRPAFGFPGHWLYAGDEPLVHLIPVRPDAPDPERGGESIDHIAFLRGDHDAFRGRLNARGIPYSRMELPEIGERRVFLHAPGRTLIEVAFRDLNTIRTGETAR is encoded by the coding sequence ATGCGCCTCGACCACGCCACCCTGCGCACCCGCGACCTGTCGGGCCTGCGCCGCTTCTTCGAGGACGTGTTCGATCTTCGGGACGGCTTCCGCCCGGCCTTCGGCTTTCCCGGCCACTGGCTCTACGCGGGCGACGAACCCCTCGTGCATCTCATCCCGGTGCGACCCGATGCGCCCGATCCGGAGCGCGGGGGCGAGAGCATCGATCACATCGCCTTCCTGCGCGGCGACCACGATGCGTTCCGCGGGCGGCTCAACGCCCGCGGCATCCCCTACAGCCGCATGGAGCTGCCCGAGATCGGCGAGCGCCGCGTGTTCCTGCATGCGCCCGGCCGCACGCTGATCGAGGTCGCCTTCCGCGACCTGAACACGATCCGAACCGGAGAGACCGCCCGATGA
- a CDS encoding ester cyclase produces the protein MIPPFRSLAAAALLAASPAAAETLVAPDVLTVDPGLPPTQREAVVLAARRYATFWNTGDPAYARAALAETFVDETLPPGRVQGPAGPLLASEGFRKAVPDLTCEIVQMIVAGDRAVLHLRFRGHFTGTFEGKQGRGQPVAFIATDIYRVADGRIAANWHIEDNLTLLRQLGAVPAP, from the coding sequence ATGATCCCGCCGTTCCGCTCCCTCGCCGCGGCCGCGCTGCTCGCGGCCTCGCCCGCAGCCGCCGAGACGCTCGTCGCGCCCGACGTGCTGACCGTCGATCCCGGCCTGCCGCCGACGCAGCGCGAGGCGGTGGTGCTCGCGGCCCGGCGCTACGCCACCTTCTGGAACACCGGCGACCCGGCCTACGCGCGGGCGGCGCTCGCCGAGACCTTCGTGGACGAGACGCTGCCGCCCGGTCGCGTGCAGGGACCGGCCGGGCCGCTCCTCGCCTCCGAGGGTTTTCGCAAGGCGGTGCCGGACCTGACCTGCGAGATCGTGCAGATGATCGTGGCGGGCGACCGGGCGGTGCTGCATCTGCGCTTCCGCGGCCACTTCACCGGCACCTTCGAGGGGAAGCAGGGCCGGGGTCAGCCGGTCGCGTTCATCGCCACCGACATCTATCGGGTGGCCGACGGGCGCATCGCCGCCAACTGGCACATCGAGGACAACCTCACGCTCCTGCGCCAGCTCGGCGCCGTCCCGGCGCCCTAG
- a CDS encoding L-dopachrome tautomerase-related protein translates to MPSPRRSLAAALILSAIFAGPGRALAAEDPRLAAAMSLDVPSTGVSIAPDGRRFLVLARLDGSGGPQVVEWKDGALVPYPDAAWNGWSKGRDPAGGFVRVNAQRIGPDGALWLVDTGAPGIGNPVLAGGPKLIRVDLATNRVARVYPLAAATKADSFVDDVRFNGAHAYLTDAGAPGLIVLDLASGQARRVLDRHPSTLSDRPVSAEGKPMHGPDGKPLHIHADQLEVSPDGRWFYYQPSSGRMSRIETRYLDDPSLPDAELARHVEPFADTPSTGGTAIDAAGNLYVSDTDRLAVLKVARDGATTTLVQDPRLVWVDAMWIDAQGRLWLPAAQLDRMAPFNDGKDRVERPIRVFTLDIGARPAPNDHR, encoded by the coding sequence ATGCCCTCTCCGCGCCGCTCCCTCGCCGCGGCTCTCATCCTCTCGGCGATCTTCGCGGGCCCGGGCCGTGCCCTGGCCGCGGAGGATCCCCGCCTCGCGGCGGCGATGAGCCTCGACGTGCCCTCGACCGGCGTGAGCATCGCGCCGGACGGGCGCCGCTTCCTGGTGCTCGCCCGGCTCGACGGCTCGGGCGGCCCGCAGGTCGTGGAATGGAAGGACGGCGCGCTCGTCCCCTATCCGGATGCCGCGTGGAACGGCTGGTCGAAGGGCCGTGATCCGGCAGGCGGCTTCGTGCGGGTCAACGCCCAGCGCATCGGCCCGGACGGGGCGCTCTGGCTCGTCGACACCGGCGCCCCCGGCATCGGCAATCCGGTCCTTGCGGGCGGCCCGAAGCTGATCCGCGTCGATCTCGCAACGAACCGCGTCGCGCGCGTCTATCCGCTCGCCGCCGCGACGAAGGCGGACAGCTTCGTCGACGACGTCCGCTTCAACGGCGCCCACGCCTACCTCACCGATGCGGGCGCGCCGGGCCTGATCGTGCTCGATCTCGCATCGGGGCAAGCGCGCCGCGTCCTCGATCGCCATCCCTCGACGTTGAGCGACCGCCCCGTCTCGGCCGAGGGCAAGCCGATGCACGGTCCCGACGGCAAGCCGCTGCATATCCACGCCGACCAGCTCGAGGTCTCGCCGGACGGGCGCTGGTTCTACTACCAGCCGAGCTCGGGACGGATGTCGCGGATCGAGACCCGCTACCTCGACGACCCGTCGCTCCCCGACGCGGAGCTCGCCAGGCATGTCGAGCCCTTCGCCGACACCCCCTCGACCGGGGGGACCGCCATCGACGCGGCCGGCAACCTCTACGTCAGCGACACCGACCGGCTCGCGGTCCTGAAGGTCGCGCGCGACGGCGCGACCACGACGCTGGTGCAGGATCCGCGCCTCGTCTGGGTCGACGCGATGTGGATCGATGCGCAGGGCCGCCTGTGGCTGCCGGCGGCCCAGCTCGACCGGATGGCGCCGTTCAACGACGGCAAGGACCGCGTCGAGCGGCCGATCCGGGTCTTCACCCTCGACATCGGCGCGCGGCCCGCGCCGAACGACCATCGCTGA
- a CDS encoding 4-hydroxybutyrate--acetyl-CoA CoA transferase has translation MTLSERYRAKLTSPEEAVAAIPSGSRIAMGMAMAEPPALLGALAERARAEPALDLRLYYFEATSIAGDTVLNYALRDRIKPYCMFMTGIDRKNVKAGVAHGNTKFLNYVPNNFHQSPRLLIEEAQIDTFVCTVSPMDRHGTMSFGTGNDYSTAVARAAKRLIVEVNPRMPRVFGSGAALDVSEVTAIVEHEAPLLELPVRSGSDTDRAIARTIAAMVPDGACLQMGVGALPNLVCAELSERNDLGIHSEVMCPGMVDLIRAGNVTNRAKALNRGRSVFTFAMGQKAMYDFLDDNPAVESWPVDYVNDPAVIARNDNVVSINGTIEIDLTGACNSEHMLGHQYSASGGQLDFVRGAYASRGGRSIIAASATAVHGKVSRIVPRLSGPVTTPRIDTHWIVTEFGSANLKGRSSTERAQALIAIAHPDFRDALTEAARQQHLI, from the coding sequence ATGACGCTCTCCGAACGCTACCGCGCCAAGCTGACGAGCCCGGAGGAGGCGGTGGCGGCCATCCCCTCCGGCAGCCGGATCGCGATGGGCATGGCCATGGCCGAGCCACCGGCGCTCCTCGGCGCGCTGGCGGAGCGGGCGCGGGCCGAGCCCGCTCTCGATCTCAGGCTCTACTACTTCGAGGCGACGTCGATCGCGGGCGACACCGTGCTGAACTACGCGTTGCGCGACCGCATCAAGCCCTACTGCATGTTCATGACGGGCATCGACCGCAAGAACGTCAAGGCGGGCGTGGCGCACGGGAACACCAAGTTCCTGAACTACGTGCCCAACAACTTCCACCAGTCGCCGCGCCTGCTGATCGAGGAAGCACAGATCGACACCTTCGTCTGCACGGTCTCGCCGATGGACCGGCACGGCACCATGAGCTTCGGTACCGGCAACGACTACTCCACCGCCGTGGCCCGGGCGGCCAAGCGTCTGATCGTCGAAGTCAACCCGCGCATGCCGCGCGTGTTCGGCTCGGGTGCGGCTCTCGACGTCTCCGAGGTGACGGCGATCGTCGAGCACGAGGCGCCGCTGCTCGAACTGCCGGTCCGCTCCGGTTCGGACACCGACCGCGCGATCGCCAGGACGATCGCCGCGATGGTGCCGGACGGGGCCTGCCTTCAGATGGGCGTCGGGGCGCTCCCCAACTTGGTCTGCGCCGAGCTGAGCGAGCGCAACGACCTCGGCATCCACAGCGAGGTGATGTGCCCCGGCATGGTCGACCTGATCCGCGCGGGCAACGTCACCAATCGCGCCAAGGCGCTCAACCGGGGCAGGAGCGTCTTCACCTTCGCCATGGGGCAGAAGGCGATGTACGACTTCCTCGACGACAACCCGGCGGTCGAGAGCTGGCCGGTCGACTACGTCAACGACCCGGCCGTGATCGCGCGGAACGACAACGTGGTCTCGATCAACGGCACGATCGAGATCGACCTGACCGGCGCCTGCAACTCCGAGCACATGCTCGGCCACCAGTACTCGGCCTCGGGCGGCCAGCTCGACTTCGTGCGCGGCGCCTACGCCTCGCGCGGCGGCCGGTCGATCATCGCCGCGAGCGCGACGGCGGTACACGGCAAGGTCTCGCGCATCGTGCCCCGGCTCTCCGGACCGGTGACGACCCCGCGCATCGACACGCACTGGATCGTCACCGAGTTCGGGTCGGCGAACCTGAAGGGACGTTCCTCCACGGAACGGGCGCAGGCGCTCATCGCCATCGCCCATCCCGACTTCCGCGACGCTCTGACCGAGGCCGCTCGGCAGCAGCACCTGATCTGA
- the ripB gene encoding (R)-specific enoyl-CoA hydratase RipB/Ich (Second step in itaconate degradation.) — protein sequence MENLLSAYKTVGERRYRETSGLYFEDFEPGDVFEHRPGRTILETDNTWFTLLTLNVQQVHFDAAYAAKTEWKKMLVDSTFTLALLTGMSVRTVSAKVVANLGWDKVKASHPVFAGDTLYAESTVLHKRASESRPTQGIVTVSTRGLNQDGQEVMSFERTMLVHRRGHSPEEAAGY from the coding sequence ATGGAAAACCTTCTCTCCGCCTACAAAACCGTCGGCGAGCGGCGCTACCGCGAGACCTCGGGGCTGTACTTCGAGGACTTCGAGCCCGGCGACGTGTTCGAGCACCGGCCCGGCCGCACGATCCTCGAGACCGACAACACCTGGTTCACGCTGCTGACGCTCAACGTCCAGCAGGTCCATTTCGACGCCGCCTACGCGGCGAAGACCGAGTGGAAGAAGATGCTTGTCGACTCGACCTTCACGCTGGCGCTGCTCACCGGGATGAGCGTGCGCACCGTCTCGGCCAAGGTCGTGGCCAATCTCGGCTGGGACAAGGTCAAGGCGAGCCATCCGGTCTTCGCCGGCGACACGCTCTATGCCGAGAGTACCGTGCTGCATAAGCGCGCGTCGGAGAGCCGTCCGACGCAAGGGATCGTCACCGTCTCGACCCGCGGCCTCAACCAGGACGGCCAGGAGGTGATGAGCTTCGAGCGCACCATGCTCGTGCACAGGCGCGGCCACTCGCCCGAAGAAGCCGCGGGCTATTGA
- the ripC gene encoding itaconate degradation C-C-lyase RipC (Third step in itaconate degradation.): MTSDPSSAARPLRSLLFTPATKPERFGKAAAVGADALILDLEDAVASGDKDAARRTALDHLARTRDDIPLRALRINAIETRAGLADLAALLDGEAEPDLVVLPKVEDAGTLHIADRLLAAAGKRAGLIALIESARGLAALDGIAGATPRLAGLMFGAADMAADLGADTAWEPLLHARSRLVAAATLSGLTTIDTPFFDIRDGDGLARETKAAVTLGFAAKAAIHPGQIATINAHLTPSPAVVDVARRILAENAKGVGTVDGRMIDEAVARKARRTLAAAGEPLPTN; this comes from the coding sequence ATGACGAGCGACCCTTCCTCTGCTGCGCGCCCCTTGCGCAGCCTCCTCTTCACGCCGGCGACCAAGCCCGAGCGGTTCGGCAAGGCCGCCGCGGTCGGCGCGGACGCACTGATCCTCGACCTTGAGGACGCCGTCGCGTCCGGCGACAAGGACGCGGCACGCCGCACGGCGCTGGACCATCTCGCGCGGACGCGCGACGACATCCCGCTCCGCGCTCTGCGGATCAACGCGATCGAGACGCGGGCCGGCCTCGCCGATCTCGCCGCCCTCCTCGACGGAGAGGCGGAGCCCGACCTCGTCGTCCTGCCCAAGGTGGAGGATGCGGGCACCCTGCACATTGCGGACCGGCTCCTCGCGGCGGCGGGCAAGCGTGCCGGACTGATCGCCCTCATCGAGAGCGCCCGCGGCCTCGCCGCCCTCGACGGGATCGCGGGCGCCACGCCGCGGCTCGCCGGACTGATGTTCGGCGCGGCCGACATGGCGGCGGATCTCGGGGCGGACACCGCCTGGGAGCCTCTGCTGCACGCGCGCTCGCGCCTCGTCGCGGCGGCGACCCTGTCGGGTCTCACGACCATCGACACGCCCTTCTTCGACATCCGCGACGGCGACGGCCTCGCCCGGGAGACGAAGGCGGCGGTCACCCTGGGCTTCGCAGCGAAGGCCGCAATCCACCCGGGCCAGATCGCGACCATCAACGCGCATCTCACGCCGAGTCCTGCGGTCGTCGATGTGGCGCGCCGGATCCTGGCCGAGAACGCCAAGGGCGTCGGCACCGTCGATGGGCGGATGATCGACGAGGCCGTGGCGCGCAAAGCGCGGCGGACGCTCGCGGCAGCGGGCGAGCCTCTGCCCACGAACTGA
- a CDS encoding LysR family transcriptional regulator: protein MELRHLRYFVAVAEERSFTRAAARLGIGQPPLSQQIKDLEAELDVRLFRRLPHGAEITAAGEAFLEEARAAIAASARAAQAARRAACGETGRLRIGCTGSGFFNPVVTGALRGFIAKYPDVDVVIEENNTVGLLRQLSEGDLDAAFLRPSEPDLRRLRVHRTIAEPMLVALPAAHPLADRPRVRLDALRDDRIVLYPRRRGPNLHDTVTGACRDAGFEPRLGQEAQQFPSIANLVASGLGISIVPASLAQMHVEGVRFRPIEEPVPVAHLRLVSSVDRANQAATLANFGAVVASLAVSPA, encoded by the coding sequence GTGGAGTTGCGGCACCTTCGCTACTTCGTGGCCGTCGCCGAGGAGCGCAGCTTCACGCGCGCCGCCGCCCGGCTCGGCATCGGCCAGCCGCCGCTGAGCCAACAGATCAAGGACCTGGAGGCGGAGCTCGACGTGCGCCTCTTCCGGCGCCTGCCGCACGGGGCCGAGATCACCGCGGCGGGAGAAGCCTTCCTCGAAGAGGCGCGCGCGGCGATCGCCGCCTCGGCACGGGCGGCGCAGGCGGCCCGGCGGGCGGCCTGCGGCGAGACCGGCCGGCTGCGGATCGGCTGCACGGGATCGGGGTTCTTCAATCCGGTGGTGACGGGGGCTCTGCGCGGCTTCATCGCCAAGTATCCCGACGTGGACGTCGTGATCGAGGAGAACAACACCGTCGGCCTGCTGAGGCAGCTGTCCGAGGGCGATCTCGATGCCGCCTTCCTGCGCCCGTCCGAGCCGGACCTGCGGCGACTGCGCGTGCACCGGACGATCGCGGAGCCGATGCTGGTCGCGCTGCCGGCCGCCCATCCGCTCGCGGACCGGCCCCGCGTCCGGCTCGATGCGCTGCGCGACGACCGCATCGTGCTCTACCCGCGCCGCCGCGGTCCGAACCTGCACGACACGGTGACGGGCGCCTGCCGCGACGCCGGCTTCGAGCCGAGGCTCGGCCAGGAGGCGCAACAGTTCCCCTCCATCGCCAACCTCGTGGCGAGTGGCCTCGGGATCTCGATCGTACCGGCCTCGCTCGCGCAGATGCATGTCGAGGGCGTGCGCTTCCGGCCGATCGAGGAACCGGTGCCGGTCGCGCATCTCAGGCTGGTGTCGAGCGTCGACCGTGCCAATCAGGCGGCGACGCTCGCCAACTTCGGCGCCGTGGTCGCATCGCTCGCCGTCAGTCCAGCCTGA
- a CDS encoding VOC family protein — MHIDRFDHMVLTVADVDKTCDFYGRACGMEVVTFGNGRKALRFGNQKINLHQVGHEIDPKAFRPTPGSADFCLITPVPVEMVKQHLESLGLVIEEGGIVDRTGADGPIRSVYIRDPDRNLVEISNYVG; from the coding sequence ATGCACATCGATCGCTTCGACCACATGGTCCTCACGGTCGCGGACGTCGACAAGACTTGCGACTTCTATGGACGCGCCTGCGGCATGGAGGTCGTCACCTTCGGGAACGGCCGCAAGGCGCTCAGGTTCGGCAACCAGAAGATCAACCTGCACCAAGTGGGCCACGAGATCGATCCGAAAGCGTTCCGCCCTACACCCGGGTCGGCCGACTTCTGTCTCATCACCCCCGTCCCGGTGGAGATGGTGAAGCAGCATCTGGAATCCCTCGGCCTCGTCATCGAGGAGGGCGGGATCGTCGACCGCACGGGCGCGGACGGCCCGATCCGCTCGGTCTACATCAGGGACCCGGACCGGAACCTGGTCGAGATCTCGAACTACGTCGGCTGA